The genome window TCGTTGATAAGCTCCGTTTCAAAGTCAAAGTGCTCGCTCATGCGCGGGAAGAAGAGAACCGCTGGGGTGTTCATTGCGTCGACGAGGGCTTTACCCTCTATCTTGAAGTTGTAGTGCTTGAAGACCTCGTGCAGGAAGTCATCGAGGGCGTTTGGGTAGTAAACTGTCGCGCCTATGTCGTTCGGGTGTGCCTCAATGAAGCTTTTACTCTCAAGTATGGTGTTTATCTCATCTGCGTCCATTCCGTTGACGTAAACCCTGACGCCGTTGTAGTAGTAGACGTATGCCAACGGAAGACCCTTTCTATGGGAGAAGTCCTTCAACGCGACGAGTGGAATCAGGCGGACGTCCATTATGGTCGAACCAGTGCTGACGATTCCAACCACCATCGCGCGCTTTCCGTACCTCGATATTGCCCTACCGTCTCTTCCAACTATTATGGTACCGTGCGAAATCGTCCCTATGGCCCTTCCAAGCAGGGCCAGCTCCTCAGGGTTGAACCTTGGGGAATAATATACCTCCATCCTAACCACCTCAATCGGGCAGTATTATACTCTCCTTTCCAATCCTCGACTCCACCCATATCTTGACGTTGGAGCCGATTTTGCTGAAGTCCTCGATGAGCGTGTTATCACCCACAACGCTTCCGGGCTGGATCACAACGCCCTTCCCTATGCGGACGTTTTCACCTATTATGGTTTCTTTGATCTCAGCACCATCCCCTATGGTGACGCCTGAAAATATCACCGAACGCTCTATTTTAACGTTTCGTCCTATTTCAACGTCGTTCCCGATGACTGCAAAGCCTCTAATGTCGGGTTTCCTAAGGATGCA of Thermococcus sp. contains these proteins:
- a CDS encoding phospho-sugar mutase; the protein is MEVYYSPRFNPEELALLGRAIGTISHGTIIVGRDGRAISRYGKRAMVVGIVSTGSTIMDVRLIPLVALKDFSHRKGLPLAYVYYYNGVRVYVNGMDADEINTILESKSFIEAHPNDIGATVYYPNALDDFLHEVFKHYNFKIEGKALVDAMNTPAVLFFPRMSEHFDFETELINDMMTSYLPPKPKEVFLHKLNKGGYDFGLRFRPDGTIELHHKGEQKEFGSMWTLLDHMKRNL